From one Desulfobaculum bizertense DSM 18034 genomic stretch:
- the ruvX gene encoding Holliday junction resolvase RuvX, producing MRILGIDFGLKRVGLAMTDGLGTMAFPYKTLVRSTRDILFQELLEILEKENVEYIVIGLPLSMDGTDSLTTRQARNFAASLGRRTEIPISMMDERLSSEAAKHDLLDAGLHGRKKIKKVLDQHAAVHILESYLAQEKGQC from the coding sequence AAACGTGTCGGGTTGGCCATGACCGATGGACTCGGAACCATGGCCTTCCCGTATAAAACACTGGTCCGCAGCACCCGCGATATTCTCTTTCAGGAACTCCTGGAGATTCTGGAAAAGGAAAACGTGGAGTATATTGTTATTGGACTGCCCCTCTCAATGGATGGGACGGATTCTCTGACCACCAGACAGGCCCGCAACTTTGCGGCCAGCCTTGGACGCAGGACAGAGATCCCCATTTCCATGATGGACGAGCGGCTCAGTAGCGAAGCCGCAAAGCATGACCTGCTTGATGCGGGGCTGCATGGCCGAAAAAAAATAAAAAAGGTGCTGGACCAGCATGCTGCGGTCCACATTCTGGAAAGCTATCTGGCTCAGGAGAAAGGCCAGTGTTAA
- the mltG gene encoding endolytic transglycosylase MltG: MLKKILIACGLLVLSLLIGVGVLYWQTQTFLTTPAEEQGRDIVLNVVPGQSLDRVAAELEAQGLVSSAHKFRLMVRAKNQGTAIKAGEYLLNTSWPPPQILDMLTSGKVLLHKLSIPEGLTWWQVARLVEKSGLASFDSFDKAVHDPALLARYGITGSNAEGYLFPETYLLPRPRNKNARPIVEAMLKTFRQQARQALPADRMNPKELLRLVTLASMVEKETANPAERFAIAGVYSNRLHRGMLMQCDPTVIYGLGTSFDGNLTRKHLRDATNPYNTYKHKGLPPGPICSPGKAALEAALSPEKHKYYYFVATGENGRHKFSKTLVEHNRAVWKYQIRRRR; encoded by the coding sequence GTGTTAAAAAAGATCCTCATCGCCTGCGGTCTGCTCGTTCTCTCTCTCCTTATTGGAGTTGGAGTTCTGTACTGGCAAACCCAGACTTTCCTGACGACTCCGGCAGAAGAACAGGGTCGGGACATCGTGCTCAACGTTGTTCCGGGCCAGTCTCTGGACCGCGTCGCGGCAGAGCTGGAAGCACAGGGGCTTGTGAGCAGTGCCCACAAGTTCCGGCTTATGGTCCGAGCCAAAAATCAGGGAACGGCAATCAAGGCCGGTGAATATCTTTTGAACACAAGCTGGCCTCCGCCGCAGATTCTGGACATGCTGACCTCAGGCAAAGTCCTGCTCCACAAGCTCTCGATTCCCGAGGGCCTTACGTGGTGGCAGGTTGCCCGACTGGTCGAAAAATCCGGTCTTGCAAGCTTTGACAGCTTTGACAAGGCCGTCCACGACCCAGCACTTCTCGCACGGTATGGCATTACCGGGAGCAACGCCGAAGGCTATCTTTTCCCAGAGACCTACCTTTTGCCCCGACCCCGCAACAAGAATGCCCGCCCTATTGTGGAAGCCATGCTCAAAACCTTCCGCCAGCAGGCCAGACAGGCCCTGCCCGCGGACCGCATGAATCCCAAAGAGCTACTGCGACTTGTGACTCTGGCCTCTATGGTCGAAAAGGAAACCGCCAACCCTGCCGAGCGCTTCGCCATCGCAGGCGTGTATAGTAACCGCCTGCACCGTGGCATGCTTATGCAGTGCGACCCCACGGTCATCTATGGCCTTGGAACCAGCTTTGACGGCAACCTGACCCGAAAGCATCTGCGCGACGCCACAAACCCGTACAACACATACAAGCACAAGGGGCTTCCCCCAGGGCCGATATGTTCACCGGGTAAGGCCGCGCTGGAGGCCGCTCTCTCACCAGAAAAGCACAAATATTATTACTTTGTTGCCACAGGTGAAAACGGCCGCCACAAATTCAGTAAAACACTCGTCGAACACAACCGGGCTGTCTGGAAATATCAGATTCGCCGCCGACGATAA
- a CDS encoding GNAT family N-acetyltransferase, whose translation MNLYSIRPATEQDYDSIIDVWEASVRASHDFLSEEDISYLRPLIRDQYLAAVTLHVMCFAKSRIVGFLGTHGQSVEMLFLHPEHWRKGLGRQLMEFAIKECGARLVDVNEQNPKAAAFYTALGFELESRDELDGQGRPFPILHLRLKDSQR comes from the coding sequence ATGAATCTCTATTCAATTCGCCCTGCCACTGAGCAGGACTACGACAGCATTATTGATGTCTGGGAAGCTTCCGTCCGTGCCAGCCATGATTTTCTGAGCGAGGAGGACATCAGCTACCTGCGTCCGCTTATCCGCGACCAGTACCTTGCCGCCGTGACTCTGCATGTCATGTGCTTTGCCAAAAGCCGCATTGTTGGCTTTCTCGGCACACATGGCCAGAGCGTGGAAATGCTTTTTCTGCATCCCGAGCACTGGCGCAAAGGTCTTGGCCGCCAGCTCATGGAATTTGCCATTAAAGAATGCGGAGCACGGCTTGTTGACGTCAACGAACAGAACCCGAAGGCAGCAGCTTTCTACACAGCACTCGGTTTTGAGCTGGAGAGCCGCGACGAGCTGGATGGACAGGGGCGCCCTTTCCCCATCTTGCACCTGCGCCTCAAAGATTCACAACGCTAG